A window of Nonomuraea angiospora genomic DNA:
TGGGCACCGCCATCCGCGAAGCCGACCGCTAGCGCCGGCCCACCCTGGTGCGGCACCCGCGAACCCATCCACCGCCCGCCGCACCAGGCCACCACCCGCCACCGCACGCCACGACAAGCCACCACCCGGCCGCCGCCCGAGCCACCGCACGCCACCACTGCCTGCCGCACCAGGCCGCCGCACACCACCACCGCCTGCCGCACCAAGCCGCCGCACGCCACCACTCAACGACCACCACCCGACGACCACCGGCCACCGCGCCCGGCGCACATCGCCACCGCCATCCGCCGACCCCGGCGCGCCATGTGCAGGGCGTCTGTGCTGGAGACCGCGCGTGATGAGCGGCGCGGAGGGGGCGGCCCCCGAGGACGGCGGGGGCTACGTCGTCAGGTCGCGGGTGGCCGCGCGCTGGAGGGCCGTGGCTCGGGTGACGTAGTCGAGGATCAGCTCCAGCTCGTCATCCGTGTACCGCTCGTACAGCTCCCCCAACGCCGCCACGAACGGCTCGAACAGCTCGCTGAACCCGGCCAGCCGCTCGTAGTTGATCTCCACGATGACCCGCCGCCGGTCCCGCGTGTCACGCACCCGCCGCACCAGCCACTTCGACTCCAGCCGGTCGATCAGCCCGCTGACGGTGGCCGGGGCCAGCCCCGCGTGCTGGCCGATCTCCCCCGCCGTCAGCGGCCCCATGCGTTGCAGCAGGTCGAGCGTCTTCTCCTCGGTCATGCCGAGCCCCAGCCGCTCGCCCATGGCGGTGTGGTACATCACGGCGGCGTTGCTGTTGTCCCGCCCGGCCATGCTGAGGGCCTCCAGCAAAT
This region includes:
- a CDS encoding MarR family transcriptional regulator, whose amino-acid sequence is MSRDISERRKNLLEALSMAGRDNSNAAVMYHTAMGERLGLGMTEEKTLDLLQRMGPLTAGEIGQHAGLAPATVSGLIDRLESKWLVRRVRDTRDRRRVIVEINYERLAGFSELFEPFVAALGELYERYTDDELELILDYVTRATALQRAATRDLTT